The following proteins come from a genomic window of Pelagicoccus albus:
- a CDS encoding uracil-xanthine permease family protein, whose product MAEKDPNYPAASQILYPLEAKPPIHTAALVGLQHVLAMFVGVIAPPLILAGIVGYSKEESAYLLSMGLIGSAIGTIIQIKRRGPFGSGMLCVTGTSFAFIPILAETGKAGGIPLMIGMSLAAAPMQMLFAPILPRLRNFFSPIVTGTFLILIGFSLVPAAFTYIIRGFGTEAPVWAPHLMAGITIVIVIICNGLGRPFLRLTSIVLSLGIGYATCAIFGWVQAPPPSTGWVIIPVPFHFGLEFNWAYLLPFALMYVFSGVETVGDLTATSEFSGEPTTGNVFWNRIQGGVLADGLNSVIAGILNSFPNTSFSQNNGVIQLTGVASRRIGYYVSGFMLILGIFPPIGRWISITPPPVLGGLTLILFSFILVAGIRVTTARHPLDQRSVLVLAVALGTGVGLQMKPEILDVFPDWVRLVFGTPFVTGGLVALILNGLLPNRIKEKA is encoded by the coding sequence ATGGCAGAAAAAGATCCCAACTACCCAGCCGCTTCGCAAATCCTCTATCCTCTAGAAGCCAAGCCTCCTATCCACACTGCCGCCTTGGTGGGCTTGCAACACGTCCTCGCGATGTTTGTGGGTGTAATCGCCCCACCTCTCATTTTGGCGGGCATCGTTGGCTACAGCAAAGAGGAATCCGCCTATCTGCTGAGCATGGGACTGATCGGGTCCGCCATCGGTACCATAATACAAATCAAGCGTCGCGGTCCCTTCGGCTCGGGTATGCTTTGCGTCACGGGAACGAGCTTCGCCTTCATTCCCATTCTCGCCGAGACCGGCAAAGCGGGTGGAATTCCTCTGATGATCGGAATGTCACTGGCAGCTGCACCCATGCAAATGCTCTTTGCCCCCATCCTTCCGCGGCTTAGGAATTTCTTCTCGCCCATCGTAACAGGCACCTTCCTGATCCTCATCGGATTCTCGCTAGTACCTGCCGCCTTCACATACATTATTAGAGGCTTCGGTACGGAGGCTCCAGTTTGGGCTCCTCATCTCATGGCGGGGATCACCATTGTAATCGTCATCATTTGCAACGGACTGGGAAGGCCCTTTCTTCGTCTTACCTCAATCGTTCTTTCGCTAGGAATCGGTTATGCGACTTGCGCCATCTTCGGTTGGGTTCAGGCGCCACCCCCTTCCACAGGCTGGGTGATAATTCCAGTGCCCTTCCACTTTGGTTTGGAATTCAATTGGGCCTACCTCCTCCCTTTTGCTCTTATGTACGTCTTTTCAGGCGTTGAGACAGTGGGAGACCTCACTGCGACTTCCGAATTTTCGGGAGAACCGACAACGGGCAACGTATTCTGGAATCGTATACAAGGCGGCGTGCTCGCAGACGGACTGAATTCGGTCATCGCCGGAATTCTGAACAGTTTTCCAAACACTTCCTTTTCCCAAAACAACGGAGTCATCCAACTCACTGGAGTCGCCTCGCGACGCATCGGCTACTACGTCTCTGGTTTCATGCTTATTTTGGGCATCTTTCCTCCGATCGGACGTTGGATTTCAATCACCCCTCCCCCCGTTCTCGGTGGCCTCACACTGATTCTTTTCAGTTTTATCCTCGTGGCCGGGATCCGAGTCACCACTGCCCGACATCCACTCGACCAGCGAAGCGTCCTCGTTTTAGCGGTCGCCTTGGGAACAGGAGTGGGCCTTCAGATGAAACCTGAGATTTTGGACGTATTCCCCGATTGGGTCCGACTGGTCTTTGGCACCCCTTTTGTTACCGGCGGCTTAGTGGCATTGATTCTTAATGGGCTGCTCCCCAACAGGATCAAAGAAAAGGCTTAG
- a CDS encoding TonB-dependent siderophore receptor, translated as MNDPLYKYLCISSVFLAAGALHAQDSEVEELEEVSFEEEVSDPLGILPTRPVDSVFGYAKSQLEIPRSVDIVEGDILESYGIDSVGRIAAVASGAYTNNQFGIEGNVDVRNVEAENYFRGFKKLKNRGNFRTPIGAADRFELIKGIPPVQYGAGSVGGILNYFPRTARGDNTKYQTDATGKYTVTVGTYDKFQVTAETGIPYKLGDKAGGAYFYLEYEDSGSFYDYLGNEDTIFQANIVQDLTDTITLETGFMYADLSQIQNPGWNRVTQDLIDNKTYITGDLSITNLDRDGSGRLEPDEVDAGNGFAQFTNRIPGLSADADGNLTVGGLLLDDWVAANTIDSETGLSIATLDITGTTQLSNSVGFTEPEDYGYGENLTAFFDLKGNPGGNLTWKYQFFYDAYETARNTTYGFNNDYDSAVWENKLTFVYDMDEKENFDATFVFGGTFRHLDTYMLADFLTEPFNYRDLSQPVTANTRIAIATIPGGDKTAIPDYFDRSVNIYDNIIDTVYDDLGAFVTGDFTFADSILLNVGASIHEIDIESTNYGFLNRVNVLAGTPGAEASDSYSAVNASLSYRTGMGLIPYFTFAKSTFINDGQASEVDVGTISAGSYLQDSDLMELGVKGSFLDDSLTISVAAYEQNRTEYNSQLAANIDENTKGVEFSARWAASDNLFATFALNTSKTTRPSATSLLGTGIPLIADRMGITIEEAFAAYGGLRFNSFGGPLVEEFSGSGAEEPGRPDHNYSLYVSYLSDYGLSITTGLEYTAEVEAGWTGYITLPEYYLVNMSVGYEFTDNFSVRLNVDNLFDNLDWYKSQNLFFDTLVLAGSGREAALTATYKF; from the coding sequence ATGAATGACCCGCTATATAAATACTTGTGCATTAGCTCCGTTTTCCTGGCAGCTGGAGCCCTACATGCCCAAGACTCCGAAGTTGAAGAACTCGAGGAAGTCTCCTTTGAAGAGGAGGTTTCCGACCCTCTCGGAATCTTGCCGACTCGGCCTGTTGATTCCGTTTTTGGTTATGCCAAATCACAGCTAGAAATCCCACGTTCCGTTGATATCGTCGAAGGCGATATCCTCGAGTCCTACGGCATCGACTCAGTGGGCCGTATCGCCGCGGTTGCATCTGGCGCATACACGAACAATCAGTTCGGCATCGAGGGTAACGTCGACGTGCGTAACGTGGAAGCGGAGAACTACTTCCGCGGGTTCAAGAAGCTGAAGAATCGCGGTAATTTCCGTACTCCGATCGGAGCAGCAGACCGTTTCGAACTCATCAAGGGCATTCCTCCCGTCCAATACGGAGCGGGCTCCGTTGGCGGTATCCTCAACTACTTCCCAAGAACCGCTCGTGGCGACAACACCAAGTACCAGACAGACGCCACTGGAAAGTACACCGTAACTGTGGGAACTTATGATAAGTTCCAAGTTACGGCTGAAACAGGTATCCCTTACAAGCTAGGCGACAAAGCGGGTGGCGCGTATTTCTATCTCGAATACGAAGATTCAGGAAGCTTCTATGATTACCTAGGTAATGAAGACACCATCTTCCAGGCCAACATCGTTCAGGATCTCACCGACACCATCACCCTGGAAACCGGCTTCATGTACGCAGACCTCAGCCAGATCCAAAATCCAGGCTGGAACCGCGTGACTCAAGACCTGATCGACAACAAGACTTACATCACTGGAGACTTGTCTATTACAAACCTTGACCGAGATGGAAGCGGCCGCCTCGAGCCAGACGAAGTCGACGCCGGAAATGGTTTCGCTCAGTTCACAAACCGTATCCCGGGCTTGTCCGCCGATGCTGACGGCAACCTTACTGTAGGTGGCCTTCTTCTCGACGACTGGGTAGCAGCCAATACGATCGATTCCGAAACCGGTCTTTCCATTGCGACTCTCGACATCACCGGTACGACGCAACTAAGCAACAGTGTCGGTTTCACGGAACCCGAGGACTACGGCTATGGCGAAAACTTGACCGCCTTCTTCGACCTGAAGGGTAATCCCGGAGGTAACCTGACTTGGAAGTATCAATTTTTCTATGACGCCTACGAAACCGCTCGTAATACCACTTACGGTTTCAACAACGACTACGATTCCGCGGTATGGGAAAACAAGCTCACTTTCGTCTACGATATGGATGAAAAGGAGAACTTCGACGCAACCTTCGTATTCGGAGGCACCTTCCGTCACTTGGATACGTACATGCTCGCGGACTTCCTAACTGAGCCCTTCAACTACCGCGACCTATCGCAACCGGTTACCGCTAACACACGTATCGCTATCGCGACGATTCCAGGTGGTGACAAGACTGCCATTCCAGACTACTTCGACCGTTCGGTTAACATCTACGACAATATCATCGATACCGTTTACGATGACCTCGGAGCATTCGTCACCGGCGATTTCACATTCGCCGACAGCATTCTCCTAAACGTAGGTGCGAGCATCCACGAAATCGATATCGAGTCTACCAACTACGGCTTCCTTAACCGCGTCAACGTTCTCGCCGGTACGCCAGGAGCGGAGGCGAGCGATTCGTATTCAGCGGTCAATGCCAGCTTGAGCTACCGCACAGGCATGGGACTGATTCCTTACTTCACATTTGCGAAGTCGACCTTCATCAACGACGGACAAGCTTCCGAAGTTGATGTGGGAACCATTTCCGCTGGTAGCTACTTGCAAGATTCGGACTTGATGGAGCTTGGTGTCAAAGGAAGCTTCCTCGACGATTCCCTCACTATTAGCGTCGCGGCGTACGAGCAAAACCGTACCGAGTACAACTCGCAGTTGGCCGCTAACATCGACGAGAACACCAAGGGTGTCGAATTCAGCGCTCGTTGGGCAGCCAGCGACAATCTCTTCGCTACCTTCGCGCTGAACACTTCAAAGACTACTCGTCCGTCGGCAACCAGCCTCCTTGGTACCGGCATTCCTCTCATCGCGGACCGCATGGGCATCACGATCGAGGAAGCCTTCGCCGCTTATGGGGGTCTTCGTTTCAACTCCTTCGGAGGTCCTCTCGTGGAGGAATTTTCAGGATCAGGAGCGGAAGAACCAGGTCGTCCCGACCACAACTACTCGCTCTACGTGTCATACCTATCCGACTACGGTTTGAGCATAACTACCGGTCTCGAATATACAGCTGAGGTTGAAGCTGGTTGGACAGGCTACATCACACTCCCAGAATACTATTTGGTTAACATGTCTGTTGGATACGAGTTTACCGACAATTTCTCGGTTCGTCTCAACGTGGATAACCTCTTCGACAACCTCGACTGGTACAAGAGCCAGAACCTCTTCTTCGATACTTTGGTTCTAGCCGGTTCCGGACGTGAAGCCGCACTGACCGCGACTTATAAATTCTAA
- a CDS encoding ABC transporter substrate-binding protein, with translation MIRKPIPAAIALVAIGLLAGCGQNPDSPEENKGKNAAFLVEPQYPSIEDALVDVKEVLKPTTYLNNDFTGKSFDPVPADAPLEPLTVGLSWIANDQFAAYYIAQSKGYFRDAGFEVELIPGGPGKNPIGLLVAGQIDFVSSSNGSALIRLQHSRTGGDAIAVGALFRKYPYAWVGLDPKTPSDQRSERKITAEDFRGQRIGAEPGSEYLTAFTLEQMGVSPDEVEIKRTSTAIEPLLEGAFEFMTCWMDNMPRMLEARGHKNWFVWEFAEHGWADFGNVIMTTRSTVENEPEKISRYLWALSRAVEFIIENPEESAEIVKAAIPETSLTLELIGKRLAYQSDLSLPVGDAPMLSIDPETWERTAAILLYYGVIEKMPPQLQTTSE, from the coding sequence ATGATTAGAAAACCGATACCCGCCGCAATTGCTCTGGTCGCCATCGGGCTCTTGGCTGGATGCGGCCAAAACCCAGATTCACCCGAAGAAAACAAGGGAAAGAACGCGGCCTTTTTGGTAGAACCCCAATACCCCTCGATCGAAGATGCGTTAGTCGACGTTAAGGAAGTCCTAAAGCCAACGACCTATCTCAACAACGATTTCACCGGGAAATCCTTCGATCCTGTACCAGCTGACGCGCCGCTCGAACCGCTGACGGTCGGCTTGTCATGGATCGCCAACGACCAATTTGCCGCCTACTACATTGCCCAGAGCAAAGGCTACTTTCGCGACGCGGGATTCGAGGTAGAACTCATCCCCGGCGGACCCGGCAAAAACCCGATCGGCTTGCTTGTGGCCGGACAGATTGACTTCGTTTCATCCTCAAATGGAAGCGCTCTTATTCGCCTTCAGCACAGTCGCACCGGAGGAGATGCGATCGCAGTCGGAGCTCTGTTTCGAAAATATCCTTACGCCTGGGTCGGCCTCGATCCGAAAACTCCATCCGATCAAAGATCGGAAAGGAAAATTACAGCGGAAGACTTTCGCGGCCAACGAATTGGAGCGGAACCGGGGTCAGAGTACCTAACCGCTTTCACCCTTGAACAGATGGGCGTTTCGCCAGACGAAGTAGAAATCAAAAGAACCTCTACCGCCATCGAACCACTGCTCGAAGGCGCCTTCGAATTCATGACCTGTTGGATGGATAATATGCCCCGTATGCTGGAAGCTCGCGGCCACAAGAACTGGTTTGTCTGGGAGTTCGCAGAGCATGGTTGGGCTGATTTTGGTAATGTAATTATGACTACACGCTCCACTGTCGAAAACGAACCGGAGAAGATTTCCCGCTATCTCTGGGCCCTTTCGCGAGCGGTCGAGTTCATCATAGAAAATCCGGAAGAGTCGGCCGAGATCGTGAAAGCGGCTATTCCCGAAACGAGTCTGACCTTGGAACTGATCGGCAAACGCCTCGCTTATCAGAGCGATCTTTCCCTCCCCGTCGGTGACGCTCCCATGCTCAGCATCGACCCGGAAACCTGGGAACGTACCGCCGCCATCCTCCTCTACTACGGCGTCATCGAAAAGATGCCTCCCCAACTTCAAACGACGAGCGAATGA
- a CDS encoding ring-opening amidohydrolase, with protein sequence MKQYPTAKATRLTMKHPGDLSALDQEIIEGRIKSADIVAIIGKTEGNGGVNDFTRGYFTQSLMLLLSKYLDATIEELAEKIPCVLSGGTEGVLSPHYVVLTRSQTEIPPASGDKALALGVAMTRPIEAWEIGTETHWKLTLEAVKRAMEDAQISNPDDVSFVQLKCPCFTVAAAKQAVAAGKSLCSGDPNRAMALSRVAGAWGVALALGELSEDQLSAEAMLSDYSLFSNRASVSSGVEVSAVEVIVLGNSPDWSGHYQIDATSMVDALDLDAVLKLRETSKAQTSEVCGVLVKCEPDRRGQVRGFRHTMLDDTDINAQRHIRGALGGLVASVFGDGRIFVSGGAEHQGPDGGGLVAVITKRP encoded by the coding sequence ATGAAGCAATACCCCACCGCCAAAGCTACCCGGCTGACCATGAAACATCCGGGCGATCTGTCCGCTCTGGATCAGGAAATCATCGAAGGACGAATCAAGTCAGCGGACATCGTCGCCATCATTGGTAAGACCGAGGGGAACGGAGGAGTAAATGACTTTACCCGCGGCTACTTCACTCAGTCCTTGATGTTGCTGCTTTCAAAATACCTCGACGCCACGATCGAGGAACTCGCGGAGAAAATCCCCTGCGTGCTTTCCGGCGGAACCGAAGGTGTACTCAGCCCGCACTACGTCGTCTTGACCCGCTCGCAAACCGAGATACCTCCCGCAAGCGGAGATAAAGCGCTCGCTTTGGGAGTCGCCATGACTCGCCCCATCGAAGCCTGGGAGATTGGAACGGAAACTCATTGGAAGCTCACTTTAGAGGCAGTGAAGAGAGCGATGGAGGACGCGCAGATTTCCAATCCCGACGATGTCTCCTTCGTGCAACTGAAGTGCCCCTGCTTCACCGTAGCCGCCGCAAAACAAGCAGTCGCAGCGGGCAAAAGCCTTTGCTCAGGAGATCCGAATCGGGCCATGGCCCTTTCACGTGTCGCTGGAGCTTGGGGAGTCGCCCTCGCTCTGGGCGAGTTGTCGGAGGATCAACTGTCTGCAGAAGCGATGTTGAGCGACTACAGCCTTTTCTCCAATCGTGCTAGCGTGTCGTCCGGAGTGGAGGTGTCCGCAGTCGAAGTCATTGTGTTGGGGAACAGTCCTGATTGGAGCGGCCACTACCAAATCGATGCCACCTCCATGGTTGACGCGCTCGATCTGGATGCAGTTCTGAAACTCCGGGAGACTAGCAAGGCTCAAACAAGCGAGGTCTGTGGAGTGCTAGTGAAATGCGAACCGGATCGTCGCGGCCAAGTGCGCGGATTTCGCCATACCATGTTGGACGACACCGACATAAACGCCCAACGCCACATACGCGGAGCCTTGGGCGGTTTAGTGGCCAGCGTTTTTGGAGATGGACGGATTTTCGTCTCAGGGGGAGCTGAGCACCAAGGACCGGATGGCGGCGGATTGGTAGCCGTGATTACGAAAAGGCCTTGA
- a CDS encoding amidase family protein, producing MQANEIPLLSATELAALVRQKQVSASEVVAAYLQRIEKLNPSVNAYCTVAADHAVSAAKELDNKSTPVGPLHGVPVAIKDVTPTAKILTTYGSPLYRNNVPQQDDLVVARLKAAGAIILGKTNTSEFAAGAHATNPLFGPTRNPWNTELTAGGSTGGGAAALTARLSPLAEGSDMGGSLRIPASFCGVLGLRPTIGLVPTVESASPWDVIRTQGPMARNAKDVALMLDSISGYSSHSPISANKPAASFLSVLDDFAAAPKPMRFAWCPSISGLEVDAEIASLIEEKVKSLAKAGHIVEEIELDLSDGRDAFLALRGQFMMNHHLDKLDKLDQLGPNLRGNIEQGLKVTSLDLAKAEKKRGEIYARVQAIWKNFDLLLTPCMPIEPFPVEQNYPETINGKPMQSYIDWVAQTFLLTLLSGPAASAPVGLTKRGLPVGLQIAGPRWEDARVLAGAQILETVLPELPLPPAAQ from the coding sequence GTGCAAGCCAACGAAATCCCACTTTTAAGCGCCACGGAACTGGCCGCTCTAGTCCGCCAAAAACAAGTTTCCGCCAGCGAAGTCGTTGCCGCCTATCTGCAGCGTATCGAAAAGTTGAATCCTTCGGTCAACGCGTATTGCACCGTCGCCGCAGACCACGCAGTGAGCGCGGCTAAAGAATTGGACAACAAGTCGACGCCCGTCGGCCCCCTCCATGGTGTTCCGGTCGCCATCAAGGATGTCACGCCCACTGCAAAAATCTTAACCACCTACGGTTCCCCCCTCTATCGGAACAACGTCCCGCAGCAAGACGACCTGGTGGTCGCTCGCCTAAAGGCGGCAGGCGCCATAATCCTCGGAAAAACCAACACCTCGGAGTTTGCGGCCGGAGCCCACGCCACCAACCCACTCTTCGGACCAACACGCAATCCGTGGAATACCGAACTCACTGCGGGCGGATCCACAGGTGGCGGTGCAGCCGCTTTGACCGCCCGCTTGTCTCCTCTGGCCGAGGGCTCAGACATGGGCGGATCCCTTCGCATCCCTGCATCGTTTTGCGGAGTGCTTGGTTTGCGACCCACCATTGGCCTCGTTCCAACCGTGGAAAGCGCTTCGCCTTGGGATGTGATTCGCACACAAGGCCCCATGGCCCGCAACGCGAAAGACGTCGCCCTCATGCTGGATTCGATATCTGGATACAGCAGCCACTCGCCCATTTCGGCCAACAAGCCTGCGGCGTCCTTTCTTTCTGTTTTGGACGATTTCGCGGCGGCCCCAAAGCCTATGCGATTCGCTTGGTGTCCGAGCATCAGCGGTCTGGAGGTTGACGCGGAAATCGCCTCGCTCATCGAAGAAAAGGTAAAATCCCTCGCGAAAGCGGGACACATCGTCGAAGAAATCGAGCTGGATCTTAGCGACGGACGAGATGCCTTTTTGGCTCTGCGTGGACAGTTCATGATGAATCATCATCTGGACAAACTGGATAAGTTGGATCAGCTCGGCCCCAACCTACGCGGAAACATAGAGCAAGGCCTTAAGGTTACCTCTCTGGACTTGGCAAAAGCGGAGAAAAAGCGCGGTGAAATCTACGCTCGCGTGCAAGCGATTTGGAAAAACTTCGACCTGCTCCTCACTCCTTGCATGCCGATCGAGCCGTTTCCAGTTGAACAGAATTACCCTGAGACCATTAACGGCAAACCGATGCAGTCATACATCGATTGGGTAGCCCAAACCTTTCTTCTCACGCTACTAAGCGGTCCCGCTGCTTCCGCCCCTGTCGGGCTCACCAAGCGTGGTCTTCCGGTAGGACTTCAAATCGCGGGACCTCGCTGGGAAGACGCTCGCGTATTGGCCGGCGCCCAAATTTTGGAGACAGTCCTGCCAGAGCTTCCCTTGCCGCCGGCAGCCCAGTAA
- a CDS encoding amidohydrolase family protein translates to MCLENRYDLLVREARLLGFDGTTDIGIKAGKISAIGKLENCEASEMIEAKGQLVLPAFVNAHFHLCKVFTLDWVDDAAIDAYHAPGMENAGEAIDLAARVKAHYSEEVLLPQITRALEWAERYGNLFLRVFADVDGKAGLTGLKAVLKAKELFADRLELQVVAFAQDGIVREPEATALMEEAMQLGADVVGGIPWIEDGSAAQQAHVDEIFRLALKYDAPVSMLLDDAGKPDLRTLEMMCRKAIETGWQGRCLAHHCRALNVYPSDYKEEVLYPLMRDAGVGLVSNPHTGPMHADPRELEASGVDICLGQDDVTDAYYPFGRNNMLEVAFLAAHAWMLTRREEGDKLLEMVTSRAAKAMGLKAYGIEEGNEANLVLVKGDTAREALRFHEPLTVIRKGRIVTPA, encoded by the coding sequence ATGTGTTTAGAAAATAGATACGATCTTTTAGTACGAGAAGCACGCTTACTAGGTTTCGATGGCACGACAGATATCGGGATAAAAGCAGGCAAAATCTCAGCCATCGGAAAGCTCGAGAATTGCGAGGCTTCCGAAATGATTGAGGCCAAGGGGCAGCTCGTTTTGCCCGCTTTCGTAAACGCGCATTTCCATCTCTGCAAAGTCTTCACTCTCGATTGGGTGGATGACGCGGCTATCGATGCCTATCATGCTCCCGGTATGGAGAACGCCGGTGAAGCGATCGATCTCGCCGCTCGGGTGAAAGCCCACTATAGCGAGGAGGTCTTGTTGCCTCAGATTACGCGAGCTCTCGAGTGGGCCGAGCGTTATGGAAACCTGTTTTTGCGCGTCTTTGCAGACGTGGATGGTAAAGCCGGTCTGACCGGACTGAAGGCAGTACTCAAAGCCAAGGAACTCTTTGCTGACCGACTCGAGCTGCAAGTCGTCGCCTTCGCCCAGGATGGAATTGTACGGGAGCCCGAAGCCACCGCACTAATGGAAGAAGCGATGCAGCTGGGGGCTGATGTGGTTGGCGGAATCCCATGGATCGAGGATGGGAGTGCTGCCCAGCAAGCGCATGTCGACGAGATATTCCGTCTTGCCCTCAAGTACGATGCTCCGGTTTCCATGTTGTTGGACGATGCCGGAAAACCTGATCTTCGAACTCTGGAGATGATGTGTCGCAAGGCGATCGAAACCGGTTGGCAAGGGCGTTGTCTGGCTCATCATTGTCGTGCACTGAATGTCTATCCCAGCGATTACAAAGAAGAGGTATTGTATCCGTTAATGCGAGACGCAGGAGTTGGATTGGTTAGCAATCCGCACACAGGGCCCATGCATGCCGACCCGAGGGAGCTGGAAGCCTCTGGTGTGGATATTTGCTTGGGGCAGGATGATGTGACTGATGCCTACTATCCCTTTGGGCGAAACAATATGTTGGAAGTCGCTTTTCTGGCTGCCCACGCGTGGATGTTAACCCGCCGCGAGGAAGGGGATAAACTTTTGGAAATGGTTACCTCCAGAGCGGCTAAAGCCATGGGGCTGAAGGCTTACGGCATAGAGGAGGGCAATGAAGCGAACCTCGTATTGGTCAAGGGAGACACTGCCCGCGAGGCCTTGCGTTTTCACGAGCCGCTTACGGTGATTCGAAAAGGACGGATCGTGACTCCGGCCTAA
- a CDS encoding ABC transporter substrate-binding protein encodes MTFSTSLLAACFLSSCGQGEKELEVPEDLPESFAINSEVEKTYSENLKVIRESLPAERYVDMSFLPEDGDYSAPEEKGPSYELTVGLPWIFNDQHAPLYIAQALGYFEDEGLIVDLREGGPGRNPLALLAGGSVDIAISSSGNAIVRLAASATGADVVAIAAMNRGSGYSWLAMDEDTPKEQRSDKVLTPADFYGATVGIQEGADMAMTFFLENFPYLKDKVKFTRAGFTPDLLVVGTIDFYAAMYENQPRLIEGQGFKNWTAFRFSDYGLTDFANVHTVSREMAETQGPVLRRYLRAVGRAVQLMLDDPKQAAEITKGYSTTTQLTIEQILRRFDLQRSMIEASPGMPILYAPLDTWDRIASQLYTYEQIEF; translated from the coding sequence TTGACGTTTAGCACCAGCTTGCTCGCCGCTTGTTTTCTTTCCAGTTGCGGCCAAGGCGAGAAGGAATTGGAGGTTCCGGAGGACCTTCCGGAGTCCTTTGCCATTAATTCCGAAGTCGAAAAGACTTACAGCGAAAACCTGAAAGTTATTCGGGAATCTTTGCCGGCGGAGCGTTACGTCGACATGAGCTTTTTGCCGGAGGATGGCGATTACTCGGCTCCAGAGGAGAAGGGTCCAAGCTACGAGCTAACGGTCGGCTTGCCATGGATTTTTAACGACCAGCATGCTCCGCTCTACATCGCGCAAGCGCTTGGCTATTTCGAGGATGAGGGACTCATCGTGGATTTGAGAGAGGGAGGACCAGGAAGAAATCCTTTGGCTCTCTTAGCTGGAGGCTCGGTCGATATTGCGATTTCCTCCAGTGGGAACGCGATCGTCCGTTTGGCCGCGAGCGCCACCGGTGCGGACGTCGTAGCCATCGCCGCCATGAACCGAGGGAGTGGTTACTCTTGGTTGGCTATGGATGAGGATACTCCCAAGGAGCAGCGGTCGGACAAGGTCCTGACGCCCGCAGACTTCTACGGAGCAACAGTGGGGATCCAAGAAGGCGCCGATATGGCAATGACGTTTTTCTTGGAGAATTTTCCTTACCTGAAGGACAAGGTGAAGTTCACGCGGGCGGGATTTACGCCGGATCTTCTCGTGGTCGGAACGATCGATTTTTATGCGGCCATGTACGAGAACCAGCCGCGCCTGATCGAAGGGCAAGGCTTCAAGAATTGGACCGCATTTCGTTTTAGCGACTATGGACTGACCGATTTCGCCAACGTGCACACAGTGAGTCGAGAAATGGCTGAAACGCAGGGACCTGTTTTGCGGCGATATCTGCGAGCAGTGGGACGAGCAGTTCAATTGATGCTCGATGATCCGAAACAGGCGGCGGAGATAACCAAGGGCTACAGCACGACGACCCAATTAACGATCGAGCAAATCCTTCGACGTTTCGACCTGCAGCGTTCCATGATCGAAGCGAGTCCCGGCATGCCTATCTTGTATGCGCCGCTTGATACCTGGGACAGAATTGCATCCCAACTCTATACCTACGAGCAAATAGAATTTTGA